In Poseidonibacter antarcticus, one DNA window encodes the following:
- a CDS encoding Hin recombinase, with protein sequence MKNRNTSVVELCKELKITRVTLYKYVSPEGEIRDYGKRVIENRI encoded by the coding sequence ATGAAAAATAGAAATACAAGTGTTGTAGAACTTTGTAAGGAACTAAAAATTACAAGAGTTACTTTATATAAGTATGTATCTCCAGAGGGTGAAATTAGAGATTATGGGAAGAGGGTCATTGAAAATAGAATTTAA